A region of Phycisphaeraceae bacterium DNA encodes the following proteins:
- a CDS encoding nitroreductase family protein → MTTPERSSEPTPLPRHKAVTADLPAPRFVKLDPHRPGEPAEVVARRFYEVMKKRRTVRMFSDRPVSRETIEWCVRAAGTAPSGANKQPWRFVCVNDPALKREIRLAAEDEEREFYERRASERWLRDLHPFGTDDDKRFLEIAPWLVVVFKLVKDDDEGQTYYTDESVGIATGFFLAACHHAGLATLTHTPSPMKFLAEVLGRPAHERPFLLIPVGYASDDCVVPDISRKALERVMVVNRAGG, encoded by the coding sequence ATGACGACACCCGAACGATCGAGCGAGCCCACTCCCCTGCCGCGCCATAAGGCGGTGACGGCGGACCTTCCCGCGCCCCGCTTCGTGAAACTGGACCCGCACCGGCCCGGCGAGCCGGCGGAAGTCGTCGCGCGCCGGTTCTACGAGGTCATGAAGAAACGGCGCACGGTGCGGATGTTCTCCGACCGGCCCGTCTCGCGCGAGACGATCGAGTGGTGCGTGCGTGCCGCGGGCACGGCGCCCTCGGGCGCGAACAAGCAGCCGTGGCGGTTCGTGTGCGTGAACGACCCGGCGCTGAAGCGCGAGATCCGTCTGGCGGCGGAAGATGAGGAGCGCGAGTTCTACGAGCGGCGAGCGAGCGAGCGCTGGTTGCGCGACCTGCACCCCTTCGGCACAGACGACGATAAGCGGTTCCTCGAAATCGCGCCGTGGCTGGTGGTCGTGTTCAAACTCGTGAAGGATGACGACGAGGGGCAGACCTATTACACGGACGAATCGGTCGGCATCGCGACGGGGTTCTTCCTGGCGGCGTGCCACCACGCGGGGCTCGCGACGCTCACGCACACGCCCAGCCCGATGAAGTTCCTCGCCGAGGTGCTGGGGCGCCCGGCGCACGAGCGCCCCTTCCTGCTGATCCCGGTCGGATACGCGTCGGACGACTGCGTGGTGCCCGACATCTCGCGCAAGGCGCTGGAGCGGGTGATGGTGGTGAACCGCGCCGGGGGGTGA